The following are encoded in a window of Chloroflexota bacterium genomic DNA:
- the trxA gene encoding thioredoxin: MSKPVEVNDSNFDQMVLQSKTPVLVDFWAAWCGPCRMVAPLVEELAGEYEGKVTMVKLNVDENPQIASQYGIMSIPTLLVFKDGAPVSNIVGFRPKAELQRSLDAVL, translated from the coding sequence ATGAGCAAACCAGTGGAAGTAAATGACAGCAACTTTGACCAGATGGTGTTGCAGTCGAAAACGCCGGTGCTGGTCGATTTCTGGGCGGCATGGTGCGGGCCCTGCCGTATGGTGGCACCGCTTGTTGAAGAGCTGGCCGGTGAGTACGAGGGCAAGGTAACCATGGTCAAGCTTAACGTTGATGAGAATCCACAGATAGCCAGCCAGTACGGTATCATGAGCATCCCGACGCTGCTCGTATTCAAGGATGGAGCACCGGTATCGAACATCGTTGGCTTCAGACCGAAAGCGGAGCTGCAGCGAAGCCTTGACGCTGTCCTTTAA
- the trxB gene encoding thioredoxin-disulfide reductase: MKREYDVVIIGGGPAGLTAGIYTARARLKSLLIERGATGGLIVNAGVVENYPGFPDGINGLELAEAMHQQAVKFGLETLTADVTGLELKDERRVVKTSEGDVAARAVIVAGGSDRVKLGVPGEEEFTGRGVAYCAICDGYFYRDVPVAVVGGGNAAVNEALELTKFASRVTIIHRREELRATKILQERAFAEPKIEFSWNTVVEAVEGEDTVKKLRLKNVQNGEKSTLDISGVFMAVGFRPNTGYLKSVLTLADDGTVITNEKMETAVPGIFAAGDIRSSSIRQVAAAVGDGSVAAIYAERYIAAK, from the coding sequence ATAAAGCGGGAGTATGACGTGGTCATTATTGGGGGTGGTCCTGCCGGGCTCACCGCCGGTATTTATACGGCCAGAGCAAGGCTGAAAAGCCTGCTTATCGAGAGAGGGGCCACGGGCGGCTTGATAGTCAATGCCGGTGTGGTGGAAAACTATCCCGGCTTTCCCGATGGTATCAACGGCCTGGAACTGGCGGAAGCCATGCACCAGCAGGCAGTGAAGTTTGGTCTGGAGACGTTAACCGCTGACGTAACCGGTCTTGAGTTGAAAGATGAGCGGAGGGTGGTGAAGACGAGCGAGGGGGACGTTGCTGCCAGAGCGGTCATCGTCGCTGGCGGCTCTGACCGGGTCAAGCTGGGAGTCCCCGGGGAAGAAGAATTCACCGGTCGGGGGGTGGCCTATTGTGCCATCTGCGATGGCTATTTCTATCGAGATGTCCCGGTGGCGGTGGTGGGCGGCGGCAACGCCGCCGTAAACGAAGCCCTGGAACTCACCAAGTTCGCCTCCAGGGTTACCATAATCCACCGCCGTGAGGAACTGCGCGCCACCAAGATACTGCAGGAAAGAGCCTTCGCCGAGCCGAAAATAGAATTCTCGTGGAATACGGTGGTTGAGGCTGTTGAAGGGGAGGATACTGTAAAAAAACTCAGGTTGAAAAATGTGCAGAACGGAGAAAAATCCACCCTTGACATATCCGGCGTCTTTATGGCCGTTGGTTTCAGGCCAAATACAGGATACTTGAAAAGCGTTCTTACCCTGGCTGACGACGGCACCGTAATCACCAACGAAAAAATGGAGACCGCCGTGCCGGGAATTTTTGCCGCCGGTGACATAAGGTCGAGTTCAATACGGCAGGTTGCCGCTGCGGTGGGGGACGGTTCGGTGGCGGCGATATATGCGGAGAGATATATCGCCGCCAAATAA